From the Candidatus Dormiibacterota bacterium genome, the window GCCTCGCGGTGGTGGTGGCGCGCGTAGTAGTCCGCGAGTGCCCGGGAGACCACGATGGTGGAGTCGGGTGCGTGAGCGCTGGTCCAACCGGCGGCGCGAAGCACCGAACGCGCTCCGAAGCCCCACTTCTCGCGCTCATGGTCCAGGCCGTGGATCGTGGCCACCACCCGGGCACGCGACAGGAGCCTCGGCAGCGGGGCCAGCAGGGAGGGGCCGAGGGCGTGGTAGTGCACGATGTCGGGTGGGTTGCGCAGGGTCAGGCAGGTGCAGAGCGCGGTGTGCACGATGCACTCCAGGCGCTTGCTGCTCACCGTCGGCACCTGCCGGAGACGCATCCCACGATGCGCGGGGGGCGCGTCGGGCACGTAGCCGCTGCGCAGGAAGACGGTCACCTCGTGGCCCCGGGCCGCGAGACGCGCGCCGATCTCCTCCACATGGCGCTCGACGCCGCCGAACGTGGCGGGCACTCCGCGCTGGCCGACGACGGCGATTCGCCACGGGCCGTGTTCGCTCAACGCATTCTCCTGACATGACGCAACGGTGACGGGACCGACCGCGGCCGATCGAGCACGGCGGCGGTGTCCGACAATTGGGCTACGGCGTCGCCATCCGGTCAATCGGACGATTGCAGGACAGCACCAGCGCGTGACTGCACTGGACGGCGTACGCGATCTACGCCTTCTCACCCCCCGTCGCCGCGGTTTCGATCGTAGCCACGGTACGTCCGCGACGCCATGACTGGGCTGCGATGCCCGCAGACAATGGTCGCCATCGACACGCCGGGTCTCCGGCCTGGTTTCCAACTCCCACTCGAACGGCCGAGGAGGCTCACACCGATGCGCGACCAGACTGTGATGATCGACGCCAGCAGCGACGGGCGGGTGGAGGTGAGCGGCCGTCACGTCCCCCTCCACGGACTGATCCCGCCGCACGGCGGCACGCTGGTCGACGCCATGGCGCTGCCCGGCCGCGCCGCGGAGCTGCGGTCGCTATCCCGCACCATGACGTCGTGGGATGTCACCCCGCGCCAGCTCTGTGACCTCGAGCTGCTGCTCAGCGGCGGCTTCTCGCCGCTGACCGGCTTCATGGGCCCCGACGACCACGAGTCCGTGTGCGCCTCGATGCGGCTCGCCGACGGAACCCTGTGGCCGATCCCCATCACCCTCGACGTCACCGACGACCTCGCCGGCCGCCTCCGGATCGGCGAGTCACTCGCCCTGCGCGATCCCGAGGGAGTGATGCTGGCGGTGCTGCGGGTCGAGAGCGTCTGGCGTCCCGACCGCGCTCTCGAGGCAGAGACCGTCTACGGCACGCGGAGCCTGGAGCATCCCGGTGTGCGCCAGCTGCTGGAGGCGTCGCACCCCTTCTGCGTGGGTGGCCGGCTCGAGGGCGTCGAGACGCCGGTCCACTACGACTTCAAGCGACTCCGCCTCTCCCCCGCGCAGCTGCGCGAGGAGTTCACGCGGCTGGGGTGGCGTCGCGTCGTCGCCTTCCAGACCCGCAACCCGATGCACCGCGCGCACCTGGAGCTCACCCAGCGGGCGGCCGTCGCCGTCGGGGGGCAGCTGCTCATCCATCCGGTCGTGGGCATGACCAAGCCCGGTGACGTCGACCATGCGATCCGGGTGCGGTGCTACACGGCGCTCCTCGAGCGCTACCCACCGGCGACGACCCGGCTCGCCCTGCTCCCGCTCGCGATGCGCATGGCGGGGCCGCGGGAGGCGCTCTGGCACGCGATCATTCGCAAGAACCACGGCTGCACGCACCTGATCGTCGGGCGTGACCACGCCGGGCCCGGGAGCGATGCGCAGGGCCGCCCCTTCTACGACCCGTACGCCGCCCAGGAGATGGTGCGCGTCCACCAGGACGAGCTCGGCGTCGGCATGGTTCCGTTCCAGATGCTGGTCTACGCGCCCGACCTCGACACCTACCTCGAGGAGGACAAGGTCGCCACC encodes:
- a CDS encoding bifunctional sulfate adenylyltransferase/adenylylsulfate kinase, which translates into the protein MRDQTVMIDASSDGRVEVSGRHVPLHGLIPPHGGTLVDAMALPGRAAELRSLSRTMTSWDVTPRQLCDLELLLSGGFSPLTGFMGPDDHESVCASMRLADGTLWPIPITLDVTDDLAGRLRIGESLALRDPEGVMLAVLRVESVWRPDRALEAETVYGTRSLEHPGVRQLLEASHPFCVGGRLEGVETPVHYDFKRLRLSPAQLREEFTRLGWRRVVAFQTRNPMHRAHLELTQRAAVAVGGQLLIHPVVGMTKPGDVDHAIRVRCYTALLERYPPATTRLALLPLAMRMAGPREALWHAIIRKNHGCTHLIVGRDHAGPGSDAQGRPFYDPYAAQEMVRVHQDELGVGMVPFQMLVYAPDLDTYLEEDKVATGTRVVTVSGTELRRKLSSGDELPEWFTYPEVARELRRSYAPREQQGFAVFLTGLSGSGKSTIAQTLLVKLVERSSRPVTLLDGDVVRKYLSSELGFSKEHRDLNIRRIGYVAAEVARHGGIAICAPIAPYDALRKEVRAMVMQQNAGFTLVHLATPIEVCEGRDRKGLYAKARAGLIAGFTGVSDPYEPPQDAEVVVDTATTSAEGVADMILRHLEIEGYLPAPAVVELAS